One window from the genome of Carboxydocella sporoproducens DSM 16521 encodes:
- a CDS encoding CRISPR-associated endonuclease Cas3'' — MEDTKYYAHSIEGKSKSDWHLLKKHLEDTAKLAAEFASSFGMKKLGSVAGLLHDIGKYSHEFQR; from the coding sequence ATGGAAGACACAAAATATTATGCTCATTCCATAGAGGGAAAAAGCAAAAGCGATTGGCATTTGTTAAAAAAGCATTTAGAAGACACGGCAAAGTTAGCTGCTGAATTTGCTTCAAGTTTTGGAATGAAAAAACTAGGGTCAGTTGCTGGTCTTTTACATGACATAGGGAAATACTCGCATGAATTTCAAAGA